CGCCCTGGGCCAGGGGTTCGAGAAAGTTCTGCCCCCCAAGCCGCGCCAGGCTGCCGCCAACGAAGGCGCGCCGCGCCAGGGCATAGGCCGGGTTCATTTCGCCGAACTTGTCCCAGAGCACGACGCTGCCGGGCGTTGCCGGGCCGTCCAGTGCGCTGCGGAGCACGAAGGGAATGCCCTGGCGGGCCAGCAGACCCTGCCAGGCCGGTATGCGGTGCATGTGTCGCGGAAAAAGGCCGATGACGCACCGCAGATCGCCATCGCGCAGCTGACGGATCAGCTCCAGTACCAGCGCTTCTTCCTGTTCGCGCACGGAGCCGAGCATGACGAAATTGTGTTCCCGGGGGATGAGCCCGGCCAGGGGATTGTCTTTGCGCTCCAGGAGCGGTGTGCTCATGGAGCGGTCGAACTTGATGTTGCCGGTGACCGTGGTCCTTTGTGCTCCAAAAATCAGCCCGAAGCGCTGTGCGTCGGTCGGGGCCATGGCCCCGATGCGCTGTGGCGCCCAGCGGCGCAGCAGGGGGGCAAGGAACAGGTAGCCGGCCAGGGATTTTGCCGTCATGCGCGCGTTGACCACCACCACGGGTACGGCCTTGGCCGCGCAGGCCATGAGCAGACCCGGCCAGATTTCCGTTTCCAGCAGCACCACCACCCTCGGCCTTGCCCTGTCCAGCATTCGGCCCATGAGCAGCGGCAGGTCGAGGGGCAGCATGCGGGTTTGCAGGTTCGGCGAGCCCATCTTGTCCAGGACTTCAAGCCCCTGGCTGGTGCAGGTCGTGGCCAGGACCGGGACGTCCTGCAGGTGTTCAAGCAGGCCGGCCACCAGGGCGCATTCCCCGGCCGAGGCCCCCTGAATCCAGATTTCGCAGGGAGCGGGTTTGCCCATCCCGAGCCGCTGCCTCCACCCCTGACGCATTCTGGGCGACAAAAAGCTGAGCGGCCCGGCCAGGCACCAGAGCAGGCTGTAGAGCGTCCCAAAGAGCAGGCAGACCCCCGTGGCAATGCGTGGCATCACGGTTTTTTGCGCAGCCCAAGCTCAATGAGCCGGGTCAGAAGTTTCTCGAACGACAGGCCCACAGCCATGGCTTCCTGGGGCAGGAGGCTGGTGGCGGTCATGCCGGGCAGAGTGTTGACTTCCAGCAGGTACGGCGTGCCGTCCGCCCCGACCATGAAATCCGAGCGGCTGTAATCGGCAAGCCCGAGGGCGTCGTGGGCGGCGCGGGCCATGGACTGCAACCTGTCGGTCAATTCCACGGGGATCGGAGCTGGGCAGACCTCTTCCGTGGCGCCGGCCACGTACTTGCTCTCGTAGTCGAAGAATTCTCCGCTCCTGGGGCGGATGAGGATGGGCGGCAGAGCGTAGCCTTCAAGCACCCCGCAGGTCAGTTCCTGGCCGCGGATCAGCGCCTCGGCCAAAAGGTCCTGCCCGGCGATTTCAGGCTGGGCCAGATAGGCTTCGAGCTCTTCCTCGGACTCGACGATTCCGACGCCAAGGCTTGAGCCGCCGGTGTTCGGCTTGACCACCAGCGGAAAAGGCAAAAGGGGGCGCCACTCGATCACATGGCTCGCGGGTACGAACTCCCAGGCAGGGGTGGACAGTCCGGCGGCCTCGAAGAGCTGCTTGGACACGGCCTTGTTCAGGGCCAGGAGCGAGGCGCGGGAGTCCGACCCCTGGTAGGGCATGCCGATGCGCTCCAGCAGGCACTGGACCAGGCCGTCTTCGCCGGGAGAGCCGTGCAGGTTGATGAATGCGAATTCCTGGCCTTCCGTCGCCGCGTAAAGGGCGCGCAGGTCGCGGGCGGGATCGAAAAGGGTGACGTTGTGTCCCAGCGCCAGCAGGCCTTTTTCGATCTGCCTGGCACCGCTCAATGCGACTTCGCGTTCACCGGACCAGCCTCCGGCTATCAAAAGGATATTCATGTATATTTTCTCCCAGAAAGGTGCTGAATAATTGTTCGAGCTCGCGCCCCTGACTGAAGGCGCGGGTGATCCATTCCCGGCTGCGATCGGTGTGCCCGTAGCGGTCGAAGAGGTCTGCGAAGCGTTCATCCATGCCGACGATGGTGTCATGTTTGACCCGCTTGTCCGCGTAAATGATGGCCAGGGGCAGAAAATGTCTTTCAAGGTCGAGAGTGCCCGGCCAGTAGACATGGTGCATGACTCCCTGGGCGATGCGCGGGTTGCGGATCAGGTCCATGACCCAGGACGCGCCGATCTGGCTGTGATTGCCGCTGTGTTCAATGGTGTAGGTCTTGCCCAGATCGTGCAGGAGACCCGCCGCGCGCACCGATTGCACGAAGTCGTCTTGGCCGAGTCCTTCCGGATTGCCAAGTCCCTTTCTTGCCGCGAGCTGGGCCAGGGTCGTGGCCACGTCCGCCACCAGACTGCTGTGGACTTTTATGTGCTCCAGCATGGCGTAAGTATTCCACCATTCCCGGCAGTCTTCGTCACTCGGGATGCGTCCCTGCGATGCGGTCGGGATGAGGGTCAAGGGGATATCAAGTTGGTTCATTTTAAGGCCTTTGGGACGTGTCGGCGCGGGAAGAGTTCATTGACACAAAACATCCAGGGATTTAGCAACAGCGTTGACAAAAAGCAAAGCGGGAGATGTGTGCCATGTGCCTAGCGATTCCAATGGAAGTGCTCAAGATCGAGGGACAAAATGCCGAAGTGCAGGTTGGCGGGACGCGGCATAATGTTCGTCTGGATGTAATTTCCGAATTTCCGGAAGTGGGCGACTACGTCATCGTCCATGCCGGCTTCGCCCTGACCCGTCTGGACCGGGAGGAAGCCATCGCCACCCTGAAACTTTTCGAGGAAGGGCTGAACATTGAACTTGTTTGACAATTTCAAGGATCCCCAGCTGTGCAAGACCCTGCTGGCTCGAATCCACGCCGAACTGGACGGGGAACTCAGGTTCATGGAGGTGTGCGGAACGCATACGGTTTCCATTTTTCGCAGCGGGGTGCGTTCCCTGCTCTCCGACAAGGTCGTGCACCTCTCCGGTCCCGGCTGTCCGGTCTGCGTGACCCATGACAGCGAAGTGGCGGCCTTTCTCGAACTGGCAGGCAAGAACGCCATCATCGCCACTTTTGGCGATCTGATGCGCGTGCCCGGGCCGGAAAAGAAAACTTTGAAGAGCGCCCAGGCCGAAGGGGCCCGCGTCAAGATCGTCTATTCCCCCTTCGACGCCCTGAAGATCGCCCAGGACAACCCGCATGACAAGGTCGTTTTCCTGGGCGTTGGTTTCGAGACCACGGCTCCGGCCATCGCCGCCACGGTCAAGGTGGCCCGCGAGCAGGGTATCTCCAATTTTTCCGTACTCTGTTTTCACAAGCTCGTTCCCCCGGCCCTGGACGCCCTGGTCGGGGACCCGGAGCTTCAGGTGCAGGCTTTTTTGCTGCCGGGGCACGTCTCGGCCATCATCGGCGTCGAGCCCTATCGCTTCCTGGCCGCAAAGCACGGCCTTCCCGCAGTGGTGGCCGGGTTCGAGCCCGTCGACATCCTGCAGGCCCTGTACATGTTCGTGACCATGCGCAACGAAGGCAAGATTGACGTCGTCAACGCCTACACGCGGGTGGTCTCCGACGAGGGCAACCCCAAGGCCATGTCCGTCATGAACGAGATTTTTTCGTCCTGCGACGCCCTGTGGCGAGGCATCGGCCTCATTCCCGGCAGCGGCCTCGAGATTCGTGACGAATTCGCGGATTACGACGCCATGCGTGTTTTCGACATGCAGCTGCACGACGTGCCCGAGATCAAGGGCTGCCGTTGCGGTGACGTACTCAAGGGCAAGATGTCGCCGGACAAGTGTCCTCTTTTCGGCACGGCCTGCACTCCCGCCTCGCCGGTGGGGCCATGCATGGTTTCCACCGAAGGGTCGTGTGCGGCATATTTCAAATACAGAATTTGAGAGAGCGCCGAAAATTGATTCTGGACTGCGTTGCTCACCGATTTTGAAGGGCTCATGTAGTCGGCTACACATCGCCCTTCAAAATCGGCTCGTGCCTTGCCAGAATCAATTTTCGACGCTCTCCGGGGATTAAATTGATTCTGGACTGCGCTGTTCGTCGGGTTTGAAGGGCTCATGTAGTCGGCTACACAATCGCCCTTCAAAATCGGCTCGTGCCTTGCCAGAATCAATTTTCGACGCTCTCTGGGGATTTAAAGGCATTTATCCCCTTTTTCGAGGGGATGGCTTGGCGAGAAGCGTAAAAAATCATCCGCCGGTACCTCAAGGTCTTTTTTGGCATGGTCCTCGGCCTCGTCGGCTGTTTGACTGAGCCGGGCATCGTTTGTTGAATCGTTGCCCGGCGGGCTGTCCTGATTTGTCGCCTGGCACGCAACGATTCAACACTACGAGGCCAGCGAAGGAGTTCCGGCGGGGTCGCGAGGGCCATGTCGACAAAGGGCCGTGTGCCGCACATGTCGAAACTCCAGAGGACGATGAGTGCCCCGCCATCGCGGGAATGACTCGGTCTTTTGCTTCGGGGCCGCGTGCCCCATATTTTGGGTTCGTTAGTTGTTTTCGTATTCGGATCAGCTGGTTACAAAGATGTCACGCAAGGGGGAAGCGAGTGGAAAGGGTTCTTCTTGATTACGGCAGCGGCGGCAAGGCTTCACACCGGCTCATCGGTGAGCTTTTTCTCAAATATCTGGGAAACGAGATTCTTGACCGCCTCGATGATGCGGCCTTTCTGCATGTCAGCAGCCCCATCTCCATGAGCACCGACACCTTTACCGTGGACCCCATCTTTTTTCCCGGTGGCGACATCGGGTCCCTGGCCGTGCACGGAACTGTCAATGACGTGGCCATGCTCGGCGCGCGGCCGAAATACATGACCTGCGGATTCATCATCGAAGAGGGGCTGCCCATGGCCGATCTGGAGCGCATCGTCGAGTCCATGGGGAATGCAGCCCGCGAGGCTGGAATTCTCGTGGTCTCGGGCGACACCAAGGTCGTGCCCAAGGGCACGGTGGACAAGATTTTCATCAACACCACGGGCATCGGCGAGATCTTCGTGACCGAGGCCCCGAGCGGGCACAGAGCCGCGCCCGGGGATGCGATCCTGATCAGCGGCTTCATGGGTGATCATGGCCTGGCCATCCTGTCCAAACGCGAGGGTTTGACCTTCGAGGCTCCCGTGCTTTCGGACTGCGCCTCGCTCAATCACATCATCGTGCGTCTGCTTGAGGCCATCCCCGAAGTGCATGTACTGCGCGATCCGACCCGGGGCGGTCTGGCCACGACCCTCAACGAAATCGCCGGGCAGTCGGGAGTCGAGTGCCGGATTTTCGAGTCGAAGATTCCGGTCCGTCCCGAAGTCAGCGGCGGGTGTTCCTTTTTGGGCCTTGATCCTCTGTATCTGGCCAATGAGGGCAAGTTCATCTGCATCCTGCCCCAGGAGCACGCCGAGGCGGCCCTGGCCATCATGCGCTCCGACCCGCTTGGCGTGGACGCGGTGCAGATCGGCAATGTCCGTGATGAACACCCCGGCAAGGTCGTGCTGGAAACGCCCCTCGGCGGAACCCGGCTCATGGATATGCTCGAAGGCGAACAGTTGCCGCGCATCTGCTGAGATGACCTCTTCTCCCGCCTACGTGGCCATCGACTTCGAAACCGCGGACTCGCACCGCGACAGCGCCTGCGCCGTGGGCCTGACCAAGGTTCGCGACGGCGAGATCGTGGACAGGCTCTATGGCCTGATCCGCCCGCCGCGTTCGCGCTTCTCGCCTTTTTGCGTGAACGTGCACGGCATCCACTGGTCCGACGTCAAGGACGCTCCGCCCTTCCGGGAATTCTGGATCGAACATGCCCAGTTTCTGGAGGATGCGGATTTTCTGGCCGCGCACAACGCCAAGTTCGACCGCTCGGTGCTTGGCGCGTGTTGCACCATGGCTGGCCTGCCTGCTCCGTCCATGCCTTTCGTTTGCACTGTGGATCTGGCCCGCAACCAGTGGAACCTGCGTCCGACCAAGTTGCCGGACGTGTGCCGCTATCTTGGCCTTGATCTCAATCACCACCATGCCGGGTCCGACGCCGAAGCCTGCGCCCGCATCGTCATGGCCGCCGTGGCGCAGAACCCCCGCTGTCTGGCTCCTTTCGGATTATAGGAGAACACATGTCTTTGTCCCAGGCCCAGATGCGGGCCCATATCTTCCTGGTCATCCTCGATAAATTCTCCGGCAGCGCCGAACGCCGTCAGGAGGCCCTGGCCGAGTATTTCATGGTGACCATGCCCAATGTCCCGGAAGACGCCGCCCGCCGTCTGGCCGAACTCATCCCTGACCTCATGCCCGAACTGTACTCCAAATGGATCGGCGAGTTTGCAGAGCGCCTTTTTGAGACGGTCCCTGACGAGCAATTGCAACACTTGTGCGAAGGCAGCGTGGAAAACAACGCCGCCCTGGGGCTGGTCTTTCTGATGTTCATGGAGTCCGAACGCATGGAGAAGCAGACCGAGGAAGACCTGCGCCGATACGCGCGGGAACATTCGGGAAGCGATGACATGGGCGATCTGGTGGCGGCGTATCTGCGCGGCAAGGTTGATGCCCTGCGGGCGGATGTGGGTGGGGAGAAGGTGCAATAGCGCGTGGACGGTGTGTGGCGGTTGGCCCGGACAGGGGGCGCCGAAACTCCTTCGCAGGTCTCGTAGAGTTGAATCATCGCCCCTGTCGAACATGCCCCGGAATTTCAGGCGGCAGGCGATGATTCAACAAACGATGCCACGCTCAGTCAGACAGTCGACGGCACCTGTCCGGGCCAACCGCTACACACCGCAGTGACTTTCACAGTATTTTAGGGTGAGAATATTTCTGGTGAAGCAGGTGCCCCTGGTCAAAGGAAGGAACCTGATGGAAATCAAAAAGCCCGCCCAGGCGAACCTGGGCGGGCTTTTTTGCATTCAACGAGCCAAGACTTAGGCGAAAGCCTTTTCGAACTTGGGCACAACGTCCTTTTTGCGGGACATGACCTTGGGCAGCCATGCCTTTCCGTCCACGGGCTTGACGCCGAAAGCCTTCTCGACAACGCCGGCGTCGTCGGAGGCGATGAGGATCTCGGAGCCTTCCTTCATGATGTCGGTCAGCAGCAGGAACACGGAGTGGTTGCCCTTCTCGGCCTTCAGCGCGGCGATGTCGGCGGCCAGGTCGCCCTTGACGGCGTCGAGGATGGACAGGTCGACAACTTCCAGCTGGCCGATGCCAACCTTGGTGCCGTTCATGTTGAAGTCCTTGTAGTCGCGCAGAACCAGCTCGCGGGCCGGGGTGCCTTCAACAGCGGACTTGACCTTGAACATTTCCATGCCCAGGGCGGCCAGGTCGGCGATGCCGGCGATCTTGCCCAGTTCGGCAGCGGCTTCCTTGTCGGCCGGGGTGCAGGTCGGGGACTTGAAGATGACGGTGTCGCTCAGAATGGCGCAGAGCATGATGCCAGCGATGTTCTTGGGAACTTCAATGCCGTGGAACTTGTACATGGCGGTCAGGACGGTGGCGGTACAGCCAACGGGCCAGATCCAGCATTCCAGGGGGGTGGAAGTGGTCAGATCGCCCAGCTTGTGGTGATCGACGATGCCCAGAACTTCAGCCTGCTTGATGTCGTCGGGCAGCTGAGCCAGGTCGGAGGTATCGACCAGAAAAACTTTTTCACCGGCATATTCGGTCTTCACGGCAGGAGCGGCTACGCCGAACTTGTCGAGGATGAACTTGGTCTCGGGGGCCAGTTCGCCCTGAGCGGTCGGGGTGCAGGCTACACCGAGCTTGCTCTTCAGGTCGGCCAGCGCGATGGCGCTGCAAACGGTATCGGAATCGGGATTCTTGTGACCAAAAACATAAACGGACATGGTATTCCTCCTACAAGGGTTTATTGGCGAACAAAGACATTGTGCTAAATATCACAATTATTCGCGACTGCCAAGAGAGAACATTGGAGGTCACAGGCCGAGGATGACGCCGAGGACCACGCTGACGGCGGCCAGAGCGTAGGCCTTGCGTACGCGCAGAGCGAGAACGGCTCCTGCGCAGGCTGCGATCCAGAGCATGGTCCAGGTCGGTTGCGGGCCTCCTGAAATCCAGGGTTGAATCGCTTTCAGGCCGACCAGCAGCGGTGCCAGGCAGAGCGCGAAAACAGAAAAATTGAGCAGAAAGATCTCGATCAGGGCCCTGGCGGTGAGGCGGTGTGGCGCGAAGACGTTTATGTTGCCCTTGCGGTTCCAGGTCAGAAGTTGGTTGTAACTGGAATTTTGCCGTTTGCGGTAAAGCTGGTCGATCCATGCGCCAAGGTAGGCCAGGGGCAGGGTCGCGATGACGACAAGCACGGTGGAGCGCATGTCGGCATCCGGCAGGCAGGCCAGAATGGTCAGGGTGGCGATCAGGGAAAGCAGCGCCTGAGGCGGAATGTAGGTTCCGGCCGGGAACAGGTCGAGCCAGAGCAGTTCGAAAAAAATGCCCGCACTCAAGGCCGGCTCAAGTCTGAAGGTCAGTCCTGCCCAGAGCAGGGCGGCGAAAAGCGGACGATGAACGAAGCCGATGTCAATGGCGACCCGGGTCAGGGCCAGGAGGGCAAAAAAAAACTTCCTCCGGCCAGCAGGATGAGGTCGTGAGTGCTTATCATGCCGATTTGAGTTGAGAAGTTTTCATCACAGGGTAATTTTGGTCTTTGCTGAAGGTACGCAGCGGAAGTCGATCTCCACGCCGTGTTCCTTGAAATATTTCAAACAGGTGCGATCTTCCGCTCCAAGGGCAATGTGCTCGCAGACCTGCTCTTTTCCTGGCCCGTAATGCAGATTGCCGATGTTGACCAGAGAAAAGGTCAACCCGGTCATGTGCGCGGCCTTGGCGTCGGCGCAATCGGAGAAGAGGATCAGGACATGCTGGTCCGGATCGCTCTTGCGCACGTTGCGCAGCGTCGGGGCGACTTCCGCCACCGGACAGCACATGAAGGAGATGCCGCTGGGCACGGCCAGACTCATGATTTCCTGTCGCAGTTCGTCGGACGCGAGGTCGTCGTTGGCGACCAGGAGGGTCTTGGCCCTGATGTGCGGAAGCCAGGCCTCGATGATCTGGCCGTGGACAAGACGGTTGTCGATGCGGAACCAGAGCACGGTCAGACCTCGGTGATTTTGCGGGTCAAGACTTCACCGGCGACAACGATGCCCTGAATGGCCGCGTTTTTGGCCTCCGTGGCCAGTTGGGACAGGTCCTGGGTGCGCATGCCCAGAATCCGGAGCAGCATGGGCAGGTTCGCTCCGGTCAGGACATCGACCTTGCCCGGCTGCAAGAGGGACAGGCTGATGTTGGACGGGGTGCCGCCGAACATGTCGGTCAGGATGATTACGCCGTCACCCGTTTCCATCTGCTTGACGGTGTATTTGAGGTCCGTGAGCAGGGCGCTCATTTCAACGGTTCCTTCCACGGCTATGTGGGCGCACTGTTCCTGCGGTCCCAGAATCGTCTGGGCCGCCTCAAGCAGATATTTGCCAAACTGGCCATGGGTCACCACGATCACTCCAACCATTACTCCTCCAGATTATCCAAGACTGAAATGCCGATGTTCAACAGACACGTTGAAGCCCTTTTCGCGCAGATGCGCCAGAACGGCCTCGGTCACGGCCACGGACCTGTGGCGGCCGCCAGTGCATCCGAAGGCCATGGTCAGGCGGTAACGTCCTTCCGTTGCATAAAGCGGCAGGGTGAAATCAAGAAATTCCAAAAGCCGGGTCAGATATTCGCGCCCGGGACTGCTGCCCAGAACATAGCTGGCGATGGCTTCGTCTTTTCCGGACATGGGGCGCAGGGCCTCGTCGAAATAGGGGTTGGGCAGGAAGCGCAGGTCCGTGACCATGTCCGCCTCGGCCGGGGCCCCGTACTTGAAGCCGAAAGAGATGAGATGCACGCGCATGCCCTGGCTGCGTGAAGACAGGCTCTCCCACTTGTCCTGAATGACTCGACGCAGATCGTGCACCGAATAATGCGACGTGTCGATGACCAGATCCGCCTGGGTGCGGATGGGTTCAAGCATTTCCCGCTCCCGCTCCAGCGCCCCCTCCAGACCCAGGTTGCCCGAGGCCAGGGGATGCGGGCGGCGGGTGGTGGCGTATCTGCGCAGCAGGATCTGGTTGGAGGAATCCGTGAAGAGGATGGTCGGGCGCACGGAAAACTTCTGGATATCAAAAAGCACTTCCTTCCATTGCCCCACGAAGTCGGGTTGGCGCAGGTCCATGCCCATGGCCAGCCCGGGGTAGTCCTTGGCGGAGGAGTTGAAGAACAGCTCGATGAGCGCCGGAGCCATGCGCGCCGGGAGTCCGTCCACACAGAAAAAACCCATGTCCTCGAAGACCTTGAGCGCCGTGCTCTTGCCTGAACCGGACATGCCGGAGACAATGACCACGTTTTTCTGTTCGGATTGAGGATGCATGGGAATTCTCCGGGTGCGCTCGGGCTAGACGGTCTGCAGCAGCTGCCACAGCCCTTCCTGACCGGGGGAATTGGCAAAGGCCTGGCGGAACGATCCGTCTTTGAGCAGGCGGGAAACCGTCGCCAGGAGTTTCAAATGCAGCCCGACCACGCTTGACGGGGCCAGCACCGTGAAAAAGATGCTGGCCGGCTTGTGGTCCAGACTGGCAAAATCCACGCCTTCGTGGCTGCGGCCGACGATGACCAGGACCTGATCGATACTGTCCAGCTTGCCATGCGGGATGGCGATGCCGTCTCCGATGCCGGTGGTCCCGAGCATCTCACGGTCCATCAGGACCTGGGCCACCCGCTTGGGGTCAAGATCCGGGTATTTGGCCGACAGCGGCGAAACGAGTTCGGCCAGGACCTCGGTTTTGGTCCTGGCCGAGAGGTCGGAGATGATCAAATCCTTGTCCAGGTATTCAGCAAGCTTCATTCCCTATACCCCGGGGTCGATCAAACCGAAGTCGCCGGTTTTGCGTCGGTAAATGACATTGATCCTTTCGCTTTCGGCGTTGAGGAACACGAGGAATTCGTTGTCCGTGTTTTCGAGCTGCAGCGCAGCTTCTTCAACGATCATGGGTTTGGGCGAAAAATCATCGGTCTTTTGGATGACGGGTTTGCGCCCTGCGTCCGTGTCGTCTTCGAAATTCCCGGCGTCCATACGGGAACCTTCGTTGCCCCCTTTGCGACGGCTCTTGTCCTTGTCGCGGATTTTCCGCATCTGGGCTTCAAGCTTGTCCCAGACCAGATCGACGGTTGAGTACATGTCCTCGCTGTCTTCGCGGGCGGAGATATGCACGTTCTTTCCCGTCAGCACTATATCGGCGATATGTCGGAATTTCTCCACTTCGAGATTGACCTGCAGTTCAGCGTCAGGGGTGCTGGCCATGAACTTGGCGAGCTTGCCAAAACGGTCCTTGGCGTATTTGCGCAGATGGTCGGAAGGATCGAAGTTTTTGAAATTGAAGGTAATCCTCATGGAAGCCTCCTCGATTGTTGAGGGTCAGCCCTTAAGGCCGTCCGGAAGGGGCGGGCCAAGGGCGGGGTGTCAAAAAACCTGTTTTCGCTTGGAAGAGGAATCTATCCCCAGTACCGCGCGATACTTGGCCACGGTTCGCCTGGCGATGTTCACATCCAGCGTTTCCTTCAGCACCGCAGCGATCTTTTCATCGCTGAAGGGGTGCTTTGGGTCCTCCTCGCTGACCATTTTCTTGATGATGGCCTTGACCGACTCGGAGCCGACCTGGGTGCCGTCATCCATTTCCAGCGCGGAGTTGAAGAAAAATTTCAGTTCCATGATGCCGTGCGGGG
The sequence above is a segment of the Deltaproteobacteria bacterium HGW-Deltaproteobacteria-18 genome. Coding sequences within it:
- a CDS encoding 3-deoxy-D-manno-octulosonic acid transferase; translated protein: MPRIATGVCLLFGTLYSLLWCLAGPLSFLSPRMRQGWRQRLGMGKPAPCEIWIQGASAGECALVAGLLEHLQDVPVLATTCTSQGLEVLDKMGSPNLQTRMLPLDLPLLMGRMLDRARPRVVVLLETEIWPGLLMACAAKAVPVVVVNARMTAKSLAGYLFLAPLLRRWAPQRIGAMAPTDAQRFGLIFGAQRTTVTGNIKFDRSMSTPLLERKDNPLAGLIPREHNFVMLGSVREQEEALVLELIRQLRDGDLRCVIGLFPRHMHRIPAWQGLLARQGIPFVLRSALDGPATPGSVVLWDKFGEMNPAYALARRAFVGGSLARLGGQNFLEPLAQGVLPCVGLHTRNFDWVGEEIFDSLVFKCASIPEIVRFLLSPAPPRSEVREAAQTYVRTRQGATAASIELIRPYLHRSPHA
- a CDS encoding D-alanine--D-alanine ligase, coding for MNILLIAGGWSGEREVALSGARQIEKGLLALGHNVTLFDPARDLRALYAATEGQEFAFINLHGSPGEDGLVQCLLERIGMPYQGSDSRASLLALNKAVSKQLFEAAGLSTPAWEFVPASHVIEWRPLLPFPLVVKPNTGGSSLGVGIVESEEELEAYLAQPEIAGQDLLAEALIRGQELTCGVLEGYALPPILIRPRSGEFFDYESKYVAGATEEVCPAPIPVELTDRLQSMARAAHDALGLADYSRSDFMVGADGTPYLLEVNTLPGMTATSLLPQEAMAVGLSFEKLLTRLIELGLRKKP
- a CDS encoding phosphohydrolase translates to MNQLDIPLTLIPTASQGRIPSDEDCREWWNTYAMLEHIKVHSSLVADVATTLAQLAARKGLGNPEGLGQDDFVQSVRAAGLLHDLGKTYTIEHSGNHSQIGASWVMDLIRNPRIAQGVMHHVYWPGTLDLERHFLPLAIIYADKRVKHDTIVGMDERFADLFDRYGHTDRSREWITRAFSQGRELEQLFSTFLGENIHEYPFDSRRLVR
- the hypC gene encoding HypC/HybG/HupF family hydrogenase formation chaperone encodes the protein MCLAIPMEVLKIEGQNAEVQVGGTRHNVRLDVISEFPEVGDYVIVHAGFALTRLDREEAIATLKLFEEGLNIELV
- a CDS encoding hydrogenase formation protein HypD, whose protein sequence is MNLFDNFKDPQLCKTLLARIHAELDGELRFMEVCGTHTVSIFRSGVRSLLSDKVVHLSGPGCPVCVTHDSEVAAFLELAGKNAIIATFGDLMRVPGPEKKTLKSAQAEGARVKIVYSPFDALKIAQDNPHDKVVFLGVGFETTAPAIAATVKVAREQGISNFSVLCFHKLVPPALDALVGDPELQVQAFLLPGHVSAIIGVEPYRFLAAKHGLPAVVAGFEPVDILQALYMFVTMRNEGKIDVVNAYTRVVSDEGNPKAMSVMNEIFSSCDALWRGIGLIPGSGLEIRDEFADYDAMRVFDMQLHDVPEIKGCRCGDVLKGKMSPDKCPLFGTACTPASPVGPCMVSTEGSCAAYFKYRI
- the hypE gene encoding hydrogenase expression/formation protein HypE gives rise to the protein MERVLLDYGSGGKASHRLIGELFLKYLGNEILDRLDDAAFLHVSSPISMSTDTFTVDPIFFPGGDIGSLAVHGTVNDVAMLGARPKYMTCGFIIEEGLPMADLERIVESMGNAAREAGILVVSGDTKVVPKGTVDKIFINTTGIGEIFVTEAPSGHRAAPGDAILISGFMGDHGLAILSKREGLTFEAPVLSDCASLNHIIVRLLEAIPEVHVLRDPTRGGLATTLNEIAGQSGVECRIFESKIPVRPEVSGGCSFLGLDPLYLANEGKFICILPQEHAEAALAIMRSDPLGVDAVQIGNVRDEHPGKVVLETPLGGTRLMDMLEGEQLPRIC
- a CDS encoding exonuclease; amino-acid sequence: MTSSPAYVAIDFETADSHRDSACAVGLTKVRDGEIVDRLYGLIRPPRSRFSPFCVNVHGIHWSDVKDAPPFREFWIEHAQFLEDADFLAAHNAKFDRSVLGACCTMAGLPAPSMPFVCTVDLARNQWNLRPTKLPDVCRYLGLDLNHHHAGSDAEACARIVMAAVAQNPRCLAPFGL
- a CDS encoding manganese-dependent inorganic pyrophosphatase, with the protein product MSVYVFGHKNPDSDTVCSAIALADLKSKLGVACTPTAQGELAPETKFILDKFGVAAPAVKTEYAGEKVFLVDTSDLAQLPDDIKQAEVLGIVDHHKLGDLTTSTPLECWIWPVGCTATVLTAMYKFHGIEVPKNIAGIMLCAILSDTVIFKSPTCTPADKEAAAELGKIAGIADLAALGMEMFKVKSAVEGTPARELVLRDYKDFNMNGTKVGIGQLEVVDLSILDAVKGDLAADIAALKAEKGNHSVFLLLTDIMKEGSEILIASDDAGVVEKAFGVKPVDGKAWLPKVMSRKKDVVPKFEKAFA
- a CDS encoding PTS mannose/fructose/sorbose transporter subunit IIB, translating into MLWFRIDNRLVHGQIIEAWLPHIRAKTLLVANDDLASDELRQEIMSLAVPSGISFMCCPVAEVAPTLRNVRKSDPDQHVLILFSDCADAKAAHMTGLTFSLVNIGNLHYGPGKEQVCEHIALGAEDRTCLKYFKEHGVEIDFRCVPSAKTKITL
- a CDS encoding PTS sugar transporter subunit IIA, which encodes MVGVIVVTHGQFGKYLLEAAQTILGPQEQCAHIAVEGTVEMSALLTDLKYTVKQMETGDGVIILTDMFGGTPSNISLSLLQPGKVDVLTGANLPMLLRILGMRTQDLSQLATEAKNAAIQGIVVAGEVLTRKITEV
- a CDS encoding RNase adapter RapZ; amino-acid sequence: MHPQSEQKNVVIVSGMSGSGKSTALKVFEDMGFFCVDGLPARMAPALIELFFNSSAKDYPGLAMGMDLRQPDFVGQWKEVLFDIQKFSVRPTILFTDSSNQILLRRYATTRRPHPLASGNLGLEGALEREREMLEPIRTQADLVIDTSHYSVHDLRRVIQDKWESLSSRSQGMRVHLISFGFKYGAPAEADMVTDLRFLPNPYFDEALRPMSGKDEAIASYVLGSSPGREYLTRLLEFLDFTLPLYATEGRYRLTMAFGCTGGRHRSVAVTEAVLAHLREKGFNVSVEHRHFSLG
- a CDS encoding PTS fructose transporter subunit IIA, with amino-acid sequence MKLAEYLDKDLIISDLSARTKTEVLAELVSPLSAKYPDLDPKRVAQVLMDREMLGTTGIGDGIAIPHGKLDSIDQVLVIVGRSHEGVDFASLDHKPASIFFTVLAPSSVVGLHLKLLATVSRLLKDGSFRQAFANSPGQEGLWQLLQTV
- the raiA gene encoding ribosomal subunit interface protein, which gives rise to MRITFNFKNFDPSDHLRKYAKDRFGKLAKFMASTPDAELQVNLEVEKFRHIADIVLTGKNVHISAREDSEDMYSTVDLVWDKLEAQMRKIRDKDKSRRKGGNEGSRMDAGNFEDDTDAGRKPVIQKTDDFSPKPMIVEEAALQLENTDNEFLVFLNAESERINVIYRRKTGDFGLIDPGV